Below is a window of Deinococcus apachensis DSM 19763 DNA.
GCCGCGCCGCGCATCACGTGCTGCACGCCGGTTCCCCCCTCGCCTTCGGCACGAGCGGGCCACGGATGAGGGGCGTGTGCTGCTGCGGGCCGATTCCCATTCCCTTCCGGTGCGGGTAGGTCAGATCAGGCGTTCAAAGGCGCCGGGGAGAGGGTCACGAGCCCGGAGCGGTCCACCGTGATCTCGTTGCTGTAGCCGCTGTCCAGGTCCTGGTAACGGTAGGTGGTGTCGCCCGTTCGCGTGTAGCGCTGGCGGGCGACGCGCACTTCCAGAGAGGGCACGTCCACCCAGGCTGCCCGCAAGTCCCCAGTTCCGCCGATACTCAGGTCAAGGCGGCGGATGGGCAGCGTGTTCGTCAAGGGCGTGGCGCGGATATCCACGTCGGTGCAGCCCCGCAGATGCGGGAGCGGCTGCCCCTCGGCCGCCCTCCATTCCCCCTCGCCCGAGCGGGAAAGGTCCAGGTGCCGCCCGTCCGCCAGGGCGCAGCGGAGACGGGAGGGCTGGCCGTCCCCCGTGATCTCCAACCCGTAGGACAGGGTGTAGGGCCGCCCCTCCGCAACCCCCACCACCGTTCCCTGCGCCTCCGTCCACGGCCTGAGGCGCAGGTGTTCCAGGCTGGGTTCGTCGGCGTCGAGGCTGCGCCACACCACGTCCACGCCCGCGCCCTCCCTACTCGCGCCCCGGCACCTGCGGCGGCTCGCCCCGGAAGACGTCCTGGCCCTGTACCGGCCTCAGCCGCACGACCTGCCCAGAGCGGGCGCTCTCGTACACGGCGTCCAGAATGCGGTGGTCCTGCACGCCCTCCTCGCCGGGGGTCCACGGTTTCCTGCCCTCGCGGATGCACCCGGCAAAGTGGTCCATCTCCAACCCGAACTGGTCCTCATCGGGGAGCTTGGGCTGGAAGTCGCCCTGCCCGTCCGAGATCGTCAGGCTCAGGCCCTGATAGGTGAAGGCGGGGTCCATCAGGACGGTGCCCTTCTCGCCCAGCACGCGCAGGGTAGCGGTCTTCTGGGTGCCGTAGCTTGTCAGGCAGTTGGCGACCACGCCG
It encodes the following:
- a CDS encoding putative glycolipid-binding domain-containing protein, yielding MDVVWRSLDADEPSLEHLRLRPWTEAQGTVVGVAEGRPYTLSYGLEITGDGQPSRLRCALADGRHLDLSRSGEGEWRAAEGQPLPHLRGCTDVDIRATPLTNTLPIRRLDLSIGGTGDLRAAWVDVPSLEVRVARQRYTRTGDTTYRYQDLDSGYSNEITVDRSGLVTLSPAPLNA